TATTCCTCGGCGGTGTAGGGCCCAAGACCCGCCAATTCAACATGGTCGTAGCCAATCTCCTTGACCCGCTTTAGCGAACCTGGAATGTCCTTTTCCATGTGGTCCCGTATCGTATAGAGCTGCAGCGCGAAAGGAAGACTCGCCATGGTATTACTCTCCTTGTCATAAGGTTTGCTGTTCTCGGCTATTTGCGGGGCAGTGCGTCGCGCATTCGCTCCAGGTAACTCTTTACACCGTCCCGGATCTGACGCGCAACCACTGGACTGATGAGGCGCGCCACTAGAAAGTTCACCTCCATCTCGCAATCCATGCGCTCGGTATACTCGATGCGCGTCTTGTTCTTGCCCACGGAAGTAAATGTGGCGATACCCTCGGAATGCATGTTCCCTTTGCCTACGGATTTCCATTCGAGCACGTTGTCTGACGTGAACGTCCACTTGCAGGAGTGCTCGCCATTAAAGGTCACTCCGATTTCGGTGCGCGGCTCAAGCACGAGTCTCAGGGTGTCACTTCGTACTTTCTTCCACTGCTTGACATCCCCGTAGTGCGTAGCGATGGTCTCCAAATTGCTGAAGTGCGCTTTGGCGGTTTCGATCGGCGCGTTCACCGTGAACGTTTCCGTGTGTTCACCCGAGTATCGCGCCATTCGCCGTGCCCTCCCTCGTTATTGGTACGCCACACTGCCTATGGTTCAACCTGCTTTGCGAAGTCTTCCTGGATATGCGCTCCGGACTGGTTTCTGCGACACGAAATCGTGCAGGCGTCGGAGAGTAAAGATGAAGTTCCGAGTAAGGTTAGCCAATGGGGTAGCGTTAACAGGGAGTACGACCGTCAAACACGGTTCGGCCGCCTTCATGCGTTTGCCCACCACGGCACCTCCTTTGTGCGCGTTGATCTCGCACACCGGAGTTGCATTTTCACCAGGAAACGATAGCTGAGTCAAGAGAAAACGGAGGAGAGGTACACCCCAGCTTTTATGGACACAAACACGCGGACTCTTCCCCTGTAACTGCGCGGGGCTGCTCGCGACTGCTCGTCAGCCCGGATTTCTCACGAACACACTTGAACTTCTGTCGTAACAAGTGTGTTGGCGAGACTTGCGGCTAAAGACAAAGCGGTTCTCCAAAAACAGAGTGTGCTCGCGAGAAATCCTCATGGCATAGCTTCAGAGTCTTGCACGTGAGCACTTTGCGTCGGCGCTCATTCGCGCCGGTGCAGATTGCGGACTAGGAGGAACACTCCTTCAAGACGTCCAGAATCTCGCGGACCGCAGCGTCCAATCCAATAAAGACAGCGCGCGCGATGATGTTGTGTCCAATGTTCACTTCATTCAGGCCGGGTATCGAGGCGACGGGTCGCAGATTGCGGACGGTTAGGCCATGTCCCGCGTTAAAAATGAGGCCGCTGCCAATCGAGCGCGCCGCAGCCCCAACCAGCCGCTGCAATTCGTTCGAGACATCGAGATCGCCCGCGTTGGCGTACGCCCCCGTGTGAAGCTCCACATAGTCGGCCCCGGCTTCCGCGCTCGCATCCACTTGATGCAGGTCCGGGTCGATAAAGAGACTAACCTTGATACCCGCGTCGTGAAAACCTTTCACAACGGTTTTCAGCCGCTTCACTTGGCCCGCCACGTCTAGGCCGCCCTCGGTGGTCACTTCGGAACGATTCTCCGGCACGAGGCACACCGTGTGCGGATGAATGCGATGGGCAATGCCGATGATCTCGTCCACCGCGGCCATCTCGAGGTTCAATCGAATCTGAAGCACTTCCTTCAGCAGTTCCACGTCTCGGTCCTGTATATGCCGGCGGTCTTGGCGCAGATGGACCGTGATCTGATGAGCACCACTGAGTTCGCAGATCTTGGCCGCGGTAATAACGTCCGGGTCCTTTTCCATTCGCGCCTGGCGGAGCGTGGCTACGTGGTCAATGTTGACTCCAAGCTCGATCATGCTACCTCTTAATTGCCTATTGGGGTTTGGGCGCTGTCTCCGCGCCTTCCGTTTCTTTCGGTGTCTCTGCGGCCGTTTCGGCCTCCGCCTTGCGAAATTCTGAAGATGCCTTGGCCAGCGCGTCCCGGAATTCGGACATGGCCTTCGCTAGTCCCGCGGCCATTTCGCTCGCTGCCTGACCGCTGTCCTTCGAGAATGCTTCCCACTTCTTCGTCAACTCGCCCTGCTTTGACTCGAGATCCTTCAACGCTTCACGCAGCTTGGTCTGCGCTTCCCCGGTCATCGTCTCAGCCTTTTCGCCCAACGCCTTCTGCTGACGCTCGAATTCCGTCTTTAACAGATCAATCTGTTTTCCAAGTTGCTCTTTGCTGGCGGCTGCCGCCTTCTCCGTGATGTTCCCGACCGCAGACTCCATGGATTTCCTCACTTCGGACATGGAATCCTTTAGAGACTGATCGACCGGCGCGTTGGTTGCAGATTTGTCCGCGCTGCAACCGGCGAGCATCACTGATACAAGTAATATGCATAACGCTGCTCGCATCATGACTTCCCCTCCGATGGTTTCTCGATGAGCTCCAAAAGGTGCTTTGCGAGATCCTCGTCCAACTGATTGAGCGCCGTATATTCACGCAATACGGCCTCACGGTTTCCCAGCGCCGCATACACCTCGCCTCGCGTCATGTGTGCCACGGCGTAACCAGGGTGAATTCGCAGTGCCTCGCTTGCCGCTTCGATGGCCTCCTGATGCTTGCCCAATTCCAGCAATGCCGCCGCCCGATTGTTGTGCGCCTTGGCGTGGCCGGGCTGCGCGCGCGTTGCTTCGGTCCAAGCTCGAAGCGCCTCTTCGAAACGTCCTTCGGAATAGTGCTCGTTCCCTTCTTCCAGCCATTCCTCGACACTCTTGGCCGGTTTGGCGGGCGCCGCGGGCGCCGCGGGTGTCGCAGGTGCGGGCTTTGCCGGTTTCACGGGCGGCGCAGCCTTCGGTTCGGGCTCCCGTGCGGCCACAGGCGAGACCGTTTCCTCGGCAACCGCCTCACGCCGCGGACTTTTCTCAATGACCAGGCGCCCGGAACCGGGAAGCGTGACAGGCACGGAGAATCCCTGCGTTGCCGGGAGCTTCAGTTCGATACGCACCTTTTCCATGGCCGAATAGGCTTCTTTGTCCGAGGGCATTCGGTCAAGCGCCTCGCGAAAGGCCTCGTACGCCTGTTGCTTCTGCCCCTGCGCGTAAAACACACATCCCAGGTCATACGGGATCTGAGGATCGCTTTGGTCCAGTTCTCTCGCCTTTGAATAGGCAGCAACTGCCGCTTCCGCTTTGCCCAGCTTGAAGTGGCAGTAGCCCACATTCGAATGCGCCACGGCGGAATTCGGATCGCGAATCGTCACGGCCTCGAAAAACGTAAGCGCTTCGGTGTAGTTTTCAAGCTCCGCGAACCGCACGCCTCGGTCAAAGAGAAACCCGGTTCGTAGTCCTTCTTTGAGTGTCGCCATTGGCACCGACCCTTTCCACACACGTCGTTTCTCTGTTCACCTTCTCCACCGACTATTTTAATGAGAATGGACCCCAGACGCCACCGGCTGAGGACGAAAAACGGCATCGACCACATTGCGGACGTATTGCTCATCCGTAATCGCATACGTCGCCTCCTCGGGAAAAGCCGCCAACGTGCGGAAATGCGCTGCAATTTCGGCGAAAAGCTCAACGCGCGCCTGGGGTTCGAGCGTGTCTCGGCGCACAAGCGCCTGCAGCGCAATGCGAGCCTCATCGGGAGAGATTCGCTGTCTCAGACGCGCCTCAATGTGCGGATAGTCGCGAAAGGAGTTGTACTTGCCGGCGAGAATCTGATCGAGATTGGGGCTGGTCGCTTTGGTCGTTCGAACGACGATCGTGTTGGCCGCCAGATCGCCCAAACGCTGCGAACGGCGGCTAAGCAAACTCGCAATTCCCCCAACAAGATACAAGAAGGGAAGCATGTCCGCGGCGCGCAGAAGATTACGTATGATGATCTGGTTGAAACGAAGGCGCAATCCTTGCGCGTCCATCACACTAAGCCGGAACAACCACTTGCCAACGGTCTGGCCGCGCCACAGCCACTCCAGCGCCATGTTGTAGCCCATGTTGATAACAAACACGATCACCGCATACGCGGCGCCTGCCCAGTCCCCCACAAAAAGCAGAAATTGGCCGAATATGATAAAGAACGAAAACAGATAGGACGCAATCAGGACCAACGTCGATATCGCTGCGAAGTCGACGCCCCATGCCAGAAACCGCACCACGGGTCCCGCGAGTTGGAGCGAAAATACGATCCCTTCAGGAGTCTGGATATCAAGGACATTGGCTCGCACGCGCTTCACGGCGCACTCCGATCTTCTCGGCGTGACCGCTTCTCTCGCCCGGCAAACAGCAAATACGCCGCCAGACAAATAAGCTCGACACCCCCGAACGATATCTTCACTACATAGGGGATGACGGGCTCATGGTATTGAGACAAAAACGACTCCACAAATCCGGCCCATGCCAGCATAATCGCGACACCCGCCATCAACGTCACCAAATCAGGGGCAATCACGCGCAGGCGTCCACGCACCGAATGCCGATCGCGGCCTCCGATGAGTGCGGCGCCCAACACCAATCCTGCTTGTCCCGCTATGAGAATTGCAGGGATTTCCACCGAACCGTGCGGCAGCAGCCAACCGATCAAAAACGTGGTCTCGTGCGCGCGGATGTAATCCAGGCACACGGCCCCGAGTATGACGCCGTTGTAGAAGAGCAGAATGGCCGACCCTATTCCCCAAAACACTCCAACCGCCATCGTCATGATGGCGACTTTCGTGTTGTGCGTGAAGTACCAACTCATGCCCTGCGCCTTCATTCCCGCCATTTTGTCGTCTTCAGGAACCTCTTCCTCCCGCTCGACGCGCTCCCGCGGATCAATCTGCAGGTTCGGGAACGGCATCAACACGTCTTTCGCCTCGGCATCGTGTTGCACGGCAAACCCGCCGAATAGAATGCCAACGAGCGTGATGCCGCACGACACGCCAAACGCCCATTTATGCCTCCGGAACGTCTGAGGGAATGTCTTCAGAAACCACTTGAGCGGCGAGAAACGCTTCTCGCGATCGCGTTCCTCGTGAATCTCCGCATACGCGCGCGCGACCAGCGATTCGAGATAGTGCCGCAGCTCGGGCTCGGAAGCGAAGGTAGTCAACTTGGAAAGACCCGTCGCCGTACGTTCATAGAGATATTGAAGTCGGCGCGCTTGCTCCAGCGTCATCCGATACTCCATGTTCACCGACGCGAGCGCAAGCAACTCCTCAAGCTCTTTCCAATGCGGGCGCTCTTCCTTCAGAAATCGCTGCAAATCGATGATCACCGATCACTCCTTCGCCGCATCATCAGATTAGCTGCCTCCGTTTTACGTCCATATATTGCGTTACAAGCTGGCCGCACATGCTTTCGTGCTCGAGAAGAGAGAACGAGACTCCTCGACGGTGCAAAACGCGCTCCAACTCGCGCAGATCATGCCAGCGAAGATGGCCCGCGAGGTCGCGGTAGACATCGTCCAGAGACTCCGCGCCGGTATTGGAGAAGATCGGCTGAACGCGCGGCGGAGTAATCATGCCCACGAGCGCCAAGTGTTGCCTGCGAACGATCTCGATGTTTCGCACAAAGCTCTCGGCAAGCACGGCGTCGTCGAGATTCGTGAGAAACAGCAACAGCGCGCGCCGTCGCAAACGCAACCGTATGAACGAGAAAACCTCGTCGAAATCGGGATTCACAATTTGCGGTTCGAGTGTGTAAAGCGCGTCCCGGCAGGTGTTGTAGTGCGCTCGTCCATTTCTTGCGCGGACGAATGACCGCACACGATCGCCGAACGTGAGAAGTCCGAACAGATCGCCTTGGCGTTCCGCCGCCGCGCCCAGTATAAGGGCCGCCGAAATAAACCGTTCGAGATGCGTAACTTCGATGCTCGAACTTTCGGCGCGATTGATGCCGCCGCTGGCCGGCATATACACCGTGCGTCCGCTAAGACGCGATGTGTCGATTATGACGTAGACTTCCTGGGTACGTTCGAGTTGATAAACCTTGGTGACAGGCTTGCCGCGCTTGGCCGTGGCCTTCCAGTGAATCTCGTCGTACCCGTCGCCGGAAATGTACTCGCGCAACTTCTCGAATTCGCGTCCTTGCCCGACCTGTCGCTGCGCATGGATTCCGAACACGCCGCGCGGAAGAAACAATGCGGCCACATATTTGCGCTCGTTCATTAGATTCGGATACACGCGAATCTCGGCATCAACCGGGTTTGAAGTGCTGTAGGTCCACAATCGCAACGGCGACATGCATTGGTAATAGACGTGAGATAACCGGTAATTCCCGCGCTTG
This Candidatus Hydrogenedentota bacterium DNA region includes the following protein-coding sequences:
- a CDS encoding pyridoxine 5'-phosphate synthase yields the protein MIELGVNIDHVATLRQARMEKDPDVITAAKICELSGAHQITVHLRQDRRHIQDRDVELLKEVLQIRLNLEMAAVDEIIGIAHRIHPHTVCLVPENRSEVTTEGGLDVAGQVKRLKTVVKGFHDAGIKVSLFIDPDLHQVDASAEAGADYVELHTGAYANAGDLDVSNELQRLVGAAARSIGSGLIFNAGHGLTVRNLRPVASIPGLNEVNIGHNIIARAVFIGLDAAVREILDVLKECSS
- a CDS encoding tetratricopeptide repeat protein, which translates into the protein MATLKEGLRTGFLFDRGVRFAELENYTEALTFFEAVTIRDPNSAVAHSNVGYCHFKLGKAEAAVAAYSKARELDQSDPQIPYDLGCVFYAQGQKQQAYEAFREALDRMPSDKEAYSAMEKVRIELKLPATQGFSVPVTLPGSGRLVIEKSPRREAVAEETVSPVAAREPEPKAAPPVKPAKPAPATPAAPAAPAKPAKSVEEWLEEGNEHYSEGRFEEALRAWTEATRAQPGHAKAHNNRAAALLELGKHQEAIEAASEALRIHPGYAVAHMTRGEVYAALGNREAVLREYTALNQLDEDLAKHLLELIEKPSEGKS
- a CDS encoding RDD family protein: MKRVRANVLDIQTPEGIVFSLQLAGPVVRFLAWGVDFAAISTLVLIASYLFSFFIIFGQFLLFVGDWAGAAYAVIVFVINMGYNMALEWLWRGQTVGKWLFRLSVMDAQGLRLRFNQIIIRNLLRAADMLPFLYLVGGIASLLSRRSQRLGDLAANTIVVRTTKATSPNLDQILAGKYNSFRDYPHIEARLRQRISPDEARIALQALVRRDTLEPQARVELFAEIAAHFRTLAAFPEEATYAITDEQYVRNVVDAVFRPQPVASGVHSH
- a CDS encoding stage II sporulation protein M, which translates into the protein MIIDLQRFLKEERPHWKELEELLALASVNMEYRMTLEQARRLQYLYERTATGLSKLTTFASEPELRHYLESLVARAYAEIHEERDREKRFSPLKWFLKTFPQTFRRHKWAFGVSCGITLVGILFGGFAVQHDAEAKDVLMPFPNLQIDPRERVEREEEVPEDDKMAGMKAQGMSWYFTHNTKVAIMTMAVGVFWGIGSAILLFYNGVILGAVCLDYIRAHETTFLIGWLLPHGSVEIPAILIAGQAGLVLGAALIGGRDRHSVRGRLRVIAPDLVTLMAGVAIMLAWAGFVESFLSQYHEPVIPYVVKISFGGVELICLAAYLLFAGREKRSRREDRSAP
- a CDS encoding DUF58 domain-containing protein, with the protein product MIAPSLILLLVTAFVIVPCGGVAVMQPHLAPVLLAVVLLTIAVAVLDAMMAHSRVRGIRILLPDVIRLTKDREGTVELQVHSEREKESRLTVGLPFPREIGSDAESLDVYIPGDVSVSRAPWLVTPTKRGNYRLSHVYYQCMSPLRLWTYSTSNPVDAEIRVYPNLMNERKYVAALFLPRGVFGIHAQRQVGQGREFEKLREYISGDGYDEIHWKATAKRGKPVTKVYQLERTQEVYVIIDTSRLSGRTVYMPASGGINRAESSSIEVTHLERFISAALILGAAAERQGDLFGLLTFGDRVRSFVRARNGRAHYNTCRDALYTLEPQIVNPDFDEVFSFIRLRLRRRALLLFLTNLDDAVLAESFVRNIEIVRRQHLALVGMITPPRVQPIFSNTGAESLDDVYRDLAGHLRWHDLRELERVLHRRGVSFSLLEHESMCGQLVTQYMDVKRRQLI